The nucleotide sequence ACAGGTGTCCAAAGAGGCCTGGGAGGAATGGAAAAGCATCCAGACGCGCCTGGTCAACGAAAACCGCCTGAACCTGGCCGATGCGCGCGCGCGCAAGTACCTGCAGCAGCAGATGGAGCGCTTCCTGTTCGAGGACGGCACCGTCGAGGCCCAGGGCTACGTTCCGCCCTCGGCCTGAAACGCGGCCCGGCCTGAAACGCG is from Bordetella bronchialis and encodes:
- a CDS encoding oxidative damage protection protein, yielding MTRTVHCVKLKRDAEGLDFPPYPGELGQRIWQQVSKEAWEEWKSIQTRLVNENRLNLADARARKYLQQQMERFLFEDGTVEAQGYVPPSA